The following coding sequences lie in one Bordetella genomosp. 9 genomic window:
- a CDS encoding sulfite exporter TauE/SafE family protein, producing MDIPMLVLLLLLGAGAGFAAGLLGIGGGMVLVPFLTMLFDWHGMQDDLVVHAAIATSMTSILFTSVSSVRAHHAARAVIWRIVAAMAPGLIIGGLLSGGAVFAALHTGWLSAFFAAFVAYSGYSMLRNTKPKASRQMPGLVGTSAAGAGIGFISGLVGAGGGFLSVPFMIWCNVPLRNAVATSAALGFPIALANSAGYVVSGLREAGHTPGMLGYIYWPALLALVCTSVLTAPMGARMAHRLPVATVKRIFAVLLFALAVFMAYKAWRAFA from the coding sequence GTGGATATTCCAATGCTGGTTTTGCTGTTGCTGCTTGGTGCGGGCGCCGGATTCGCGGCGGGTCTGCTTGGAATCGGAGGGGGCATGGTTCTCGTGCCTTTCCTGACCATGCTGTTCGACTGGCATGGCATGCAGGACGACCTGGTGGTCCATGCCGCGATCGCAACTTCCATGACCTCCATCCTTTTCACATCGGTTTCCAGCGTGCGTGCGCATCATGCCGCGCGTGCCGTCATCTGGCGCATCGTGGCGGCCATGGCGCCCGGCCTGATCATCGGGGGCCTGCTGTCCGGCGGCGCGGTCTTTGCGGCGCTGCATACCGGATGGCTATCGGCCTTTTTTGCCGCCTTCGTCGCCTATTCGGGCTATTCGATGCTGCGCAATACCAAGCCGAAGGCATCGCGGCAGATGCCAGGCCTGGTCGGTACGTCTGCAGCCGGGGCGGGTATCGGCTTCATATCCGGACTCGTCGGGGCCGGCGGCGGCTTTCTTTCCGTTCCGTTCATGATCTGGTGCAACGTGCCGCTGCGCAACGCCGTTGCCACCTCGGCGGCACTGGGCTTTCCGATTGCCCTGGCCAATAGCGCGGGTTATGTCGTATCGGGCTTGCGGGAAGCCGGCCACACGCCGGGCATGCTCGGATATATCTATTGGCCCGCGCTGCTGGCCCTTGTGTGCACCAGTGTGCTCACCGCGCCCATGGGCGCGCGCATGGCGCACCGTCTGCCCGTGGCCACGGTCAAGCGGATCTTCGCCGTGCTGCTTTTCGCGCTCGCCGTGTTCATGGCATACAAGGCCTGGCGCGCATTTGCCTGA
- the egtD gene encoding L-histidine N(alpha)-methyltransferase: protein MSEGLVKPQAEISPKFLYDELGSSLFTAITLLDEYYPTRCENQIFSRYAGEIVGHAGRVRALIDLGAGDCAKAERLLEHLKPAQYVPVDISADYLKAAVRRIAGRYPDPDLVALGMDFFHDLSLPDEVLPEGRAFFYPGSSIGNLPPEQAAELLANMRRQAPGGAIIVGVDLVKPREILEPAYDDAIGVTAAFNLNLLRHVNRILNADFDPAQWQHVACFNEARSRMEMHLRARKTAVVRWDGGERRFEEGEAIHTEDSYKYRPQTFKTMLARAGFGQIRYWTDEREWFAVFCARA from the coding sequence TTGAGCGAGGGACTGGTGAAGCCACAGGCAGAGATCAGTCCCAAGTTCCTGTATGACGAACTCGGTTCCAGCCTCTTCACCGCCATCACGCTGCTCGACGAGTACTATCCGACGCGCTGTGAGAACCAGATCTTCTCGCGATACGCCGGTGAAATCGTCGGTCACGCCGGTCGGGTCCGCGCCTTGATCGATCTGGGCGCCGGCGATTGCGCGAAGGCGGAAAGGCTGCTCGAACATTTGAAACCGGCCCAGTACGTGCCGGTTGATATCTCGGCCGACTATCTGAAGGCGGCCGTCCGGCGGATTGCGGGCCGCTATCCCGATCCGGATCTGGTGGCGCTGGGGATGGATTTTTTTCACGACCTCTCGCTGCCCGACGAAGTCCTGCCCGAAGGACGCGCGTTCTTCTATCCCGGCTCGAGCATCGGCAATCTGCCGCCGGAGCAGGCGGCCGAGCTGCTGGCCAATATGCGGCGCCAGGCGCCGGGTGGCGCGATCATCGTGGGCGTGGATCTCGTGAAACCGCGGGAGATACTTGAACCGGCGTATGACGACGCGATCGGCGTTACGGCTGCCTTCAACTTGAATCTGCTTCGCCACGTGAACCGCATCCTCAACGCCGACTTCGATCCGGCGCAATGGCAGCACGTCGCCTGCTTCAACGAAGCCCGATCGCGCATGGAAATGCATCTGCGCGCGCGCAAGACCGCCGTGGTCAGATGGGACGGCGGCGAGCGCCGCTTTGAAGAAGGTGAAGCGATCCACACGGAAGACTCGTACAAATACCGCCCTCAAACTTTCAAGACCATGCTCGCGCGCGCGGGTTTCGGGCAGATCCGCTACTGGACGGACGAACGGGAATGGTTTGCCGTTTTCTGCGCGCGCGCCTGA
- a CDS encoding cold-shock protein: protein METGVVKWFNSEKGYGFITPESGGKDLFAHFSEIQGSGFRSLEENQRVQYEVATGPKGPQATKIRVM, encoded by the coding sequence ATGGAAACCGGCGTCGTTAAGTGGTTCAACTCTGAAAAAGGTTATGGCTTTATCACCCCCGAGTCGGGCGGTAAGGACCTGTTCGCGCATTTCTCGGAAATCCAGGGCAGCGGCTTCCGCTCGCTCGAGGAAAACCAGCGCGTGCAGTACGAAGTAGCCACGGGTCCCAAGGGTCCGCAAGCTACCAAGATCCGGGTCATGTAA
- the purB gene encoding adenylosuccinate lyase → MHIASALSPLNALSPLDGRYASRGDALRGLLSEAGFMAHRVEVEVAWLTALAEAGLPELPAFSNEARQRLQAIVADFSEADAARIKEIERVTNHDVKAVEYWLKEKVADDAELSRAAEFIHFACTSEDINNTSHALMLSRACNGVLLPTLKKVRDKLAAMAEANADQPMLSRTHGQPASPTTLGKEFANVAARLSRAIDAVEAVQPLAKLNGATGNYNAHLAAYPEIDWPAFSNRVLRGLGLTQNRHTIQIEPHDWMAALFDAVARANVIVLDLDRDIWGYVSLGYFKQRLKEGEVGSSTMPHKVNPIDFENSEGNIGLANAMLRHLADKLPVSRWQRDLTDSTVLRNLGVAFGYCMVAWDACLRGLDKLEVNAAAIDADIDACWEVLAEPVQTVMRRYGLPQPYEQLKALTRGKGITEAALREFIQGLALPPQAKERLLAMTPRSYIGLAAELARSL, encoded by the coding sequence ATGCATATCGCTTCCGCCCTCAGTCCGCTCAACGCGCTTTCCCCTCTCGACGGGCGTTATGCCTCCCGCGGCGACGCCTTGCGCGGCCTGCTCTCCGAAGCCGGCTTCATGGCTCACCGCGTCGAAGTGGAGGTCGCCTGGCTGACGGCCCTGGCGGAAGCAGGACTGCCTGAGCTGCCGGCGTTCTCCAACGAGGCCCGCCAGCGCCTGCAGGCCATCGTCGCGGATTTCAGCGAGGCGGATGCGGCGCGCATCAAGGAAATCGAACGGGTCACGAACCACGACGTCAAGGCGGTCGAGTACTGGCTGAAGGAAAAGGTCGCGGACGATGCAGAGCTGTCCCGGGCTGCGGAGTTCATCCATTTCGCCTGCACGTCCGAAGATATCAACAACACCTCGCACGCGCTGATGTTGTCGCGTGCATGCAACGGTGTGCTGCTCCCGACACTGAAAAAAGTGCGGGATAAGCTGGCCGCCATGGCGGAGGCGAACGCCGATCAGCCCATGCTGTCCCGCACGCACGGGCAGCCTGCCAGCCCGACCACGCTGGGCAAGGAGTTCGCCAATGTGGCGGCGCGCCTGTCGCGCGCCATCGACGCGGTCGAGGCGGTGCAGCCGCTTGCCAAGCTCAACGGCGCTACCGGCAATTACAACGCCCACCTGGCCGCCTATCCCGAAATCGACTGGCCCGCCTTCAGCAATCGTGTACTCCGCGGTCTTGGGCTGACGCAGAATCGCCATACCATTCAGATAGAGCCGCACGATTGGATGGCCGCGCTTTTCGACGCGGTCGCGCGCGCCAACGTGATCGTGCTCGATCTGGACCGTGACATCTGGGGTTATGTCTCCCTGGGCTACTTCAAGCAACGGCTGAAGGAAGGCGAGGTCGGTTCTTCGACCATGCCGCACAAGGTCAACCCCATCGATTTCGAGAACTCCGAAGGAAATATCGGGCTTGCGAACGCGATGCTGCGCCATTTGGCCGACAAGCTGCCGGTATCGCGTTGGCAGCGCGACCTGACCGATTCGACGGTGTTGCGCAACCTGGGGGTGGCCTTCGGATATTGCATGGTGGCGTGGGACGCCTGCCTGCGTGGGCTGGACAAGCTGGAAGTCAATGCGGCGGCCATCGACGCCGATATCGACGCATGCTGGGAGGTCCTTGCCGAGCCGGTCCAGACGGTCATGCGCCGCTACGGGCTGCCCCAGCCCTACGAGCAGCTCAAGGCCCTCACGCGAGGCAAGGGAATCACCGAGGCAGCCTTGCGGGAATTCATCCAAGGCCTGGCGCTGCCGCCGCAGGCCAAAGAGCGTCTGCTGGCAATGACGCCCCGGTCGTACATCGGTCTCGCCGCCGAACTGGCCCGGTCGTTGTAA
- the mnmA gene encoding tRNA 2-thiouridine(34) synthase MnmA, with amino-acid sequence MSSIAPTKGRVVVGMSGGVDSSVTAWLLKQQGYEVIGLFMKNWEDDDDSEYCSTRQDWLDAASVADLIGVDIEAVNFAAEYKDRVFAEFLREYSAGRTPNPDVLCNAEIKFKAFLDHAMSLGAERIATGHYARVRAVQSGGRTQYQLLKALDGTKDQSYFLHRLNQDQLSRTMFPLGEIPKTEVRRIAHEIGLHNAAKKDSTGICFIGERPFREFLNRYLPTAPGPILTPEGQRVGTHTGLSFYTLGQRKGIGVGGVKGRQREDGTAQAWYAARKDLASNTLYVVQGHDHPWLLSQSLNAQDASWVAGEPPAPGAYAAKTRYRQADAPCTLGDGATAAFTLAFDEPQWAVTPGQSAVLYDGDVCLGGGIIA; translated from the coding sequence ATGTCCTCCATTGCTCCCACCAAAGGCCGCGTCGTCGTCGGCATGTCCGGCGGCGTCGATTCCTCGGTTACAGCCTGGCTGCTGAAACAGCAAGGCTATGAGGTAATCGGGCTCTTCATGAAAAACTGGGAGGACGACGACGATTCCGAATACTGTTCCACCCGCCAGGACTGGCTGGACGCCGCCAGCGTCGCGGATCTGATCGGCGTCGATATCGAAGCGGTGAACTTCGCGGCGGAATACAAGGACCGCGTTTTCGCGGAGTTCCTGCGCGAGTATTCCGCGGGCCGTACGCCCAATCCCGACGTTCTTTGCAACGCCGAAATCAAGTTCAAGGCGTTTTTGGATCACGCGATGAGCCTGGGCGCCGAGCGCATCGCCACGGGGCACTATGCTCGCGTACGGGCGGTGCAGAGCGGCGGACGCACGCAGTACCAATTGCTGAAGGCGTTGGACGGGACCAAGGACCAGAGTTATTTCCTGCACCGGCTCAACCAGGACCAGCTGTCGCGCACCATGTTCCCGTTGGGAGAAATTCCCAAGACCGAGGTGCGGCGGATTGCCCACGAGATCGGCTTGCATAACGCGGCGAAGAAAGACTCCACCGGCATCTGCTTCATCGGCGAACGCCCCTTCCGCGAATTCCTGAACCGCTATCTGCCGACCGCACCGGGACCCATACTGACGCCCGAGGGCCAGCGCGTCGGCACCCATACCGGCTTGTCCTTCTATACGCTGGGCCAGCGCAAAGGCATCGGCGTCGGCGGGGTCAAAGGGCGGCAACGCGAGGACGGCACGGCGCAAGCGTGGTATGCCGCTCGCAAGGATCTGGCAAGCAATACCCTTTATGTGGTCCAGGGCCATGATCACCCGTGGCTCTTGTCGCAGTCGCTGAATGCGCAGGACGCCAGCTGGGTCGCCGGCGAGCCCCCAGCGCCGGGCGCCTACGCGGCCAAGACGCGGTATCGGCAGGCCGATGCGCCTTGCACATTGGGCGACGGCGCAACCGCCGCGTTCACACTCGCATTCGACGAGCCCCAATGGGCGGTGACGCCGGGGCAGTCCGCCGTTCTCTACGACGGCGACGTTTGCCTGGGCGGGGGTATCATCGCGTAG
- a CDS encoding glutathione S-transferase, which translates to MKLIGSLTSPYVRKVRIVMAEKKLDYRFELENVWSPDTNIQQFNPLGKVPCLVMEDGGALFDSRVIVEYLDTLSPVARLIPQSGRERAAVKCWEAIADGVLDACVAIVKERQRPQAQCSEEWIARQYGKIHASLDAMNKSLGEHAYCMGINYTLADVAVGCALGYLDLRFSDLDWRSGHTNLARLAEKLAARQSFADTLPPPGA; encoded by the coding sequence ATGAAACTTATAGGCTCACTTACCAGCCCGTACGTACGCAAGGTACGGATCGTCATGGCGGAAAAAAAGCTGGATTACCGCTTTGAGCTGGAAAACGTCTGGTCGCCGGACACGAACATCCAGCAATTCAATCCATTGGGCAAGGTGCCCTGCCTGGTGATGGAAGACGGCGGCGCGCTGTTCGACTCGCGCGTTATCGTCGAATACCTGGATACTTTGTCGCCGGTTGCGCGCCTGATTCCCCAGTCCGGCCGCGAACGCGCCGCCGTGAAGTGCTGGGAAGCCATAGCCGATGGCGTCCTGGATGCCTGCGTGGCCATCGTGAAGGAACGTCAGCGCCCGCAGGCACAGTGCAGCGAAGAATGGATTGCGCGCCAATACGGCAAGATCCACGCCAGCCTGGACGCCATGAACAAAAGCCTTGGCGAGCACGCATACTGCATGGGCATCAACTACACCCTGGCCGATGTGGCGGTCGGGTGCGCCCTGGGCTATCTGGACCTGCGTTTCTCCGATTTGGACTGGCGGTCGGGCCACACGAACCTGGCTCGCCTGGCGGAAAAACTTGCGGCGCGCCAATCTTTCGCGGACACCCTTCCGCCCCCCGGGGCGTAA
- a CDS encoding NAD(P)(+) transhydrogenase (Re/Si-specific) subunit beta: MISLNVVTLLYLVASVCFIQALKGLSHPTTSRLGNAFGMAGMAIAVLTTGALIVGLAGPGIAGMGLGWVLLGLLIGGTAGTIMAGRVEMTKMPELVAFMHSMIGLAAVAIAVAVVAEPHAFGIAPMGALLPMGNRVEIFIGTFVGAITFSGSVIAFGKLSGRYRFRLFQGAPVVFRGQHALNLVLAIVMLACGVAFVLQPSWTPFAAMTAIAFVLGVLIIIPIGGADMPVVVSMLNSYSGWAAAGIGFSLNNPMLIIAGSLVGSSGAILSYIMCKAMNRSFFNVLLGGFGNGGEQGSAGAADTQRNVKSGSAEDAAFVLANAESVIIVPGYGLAVARAQHALKELAAKLTDAGVTVRYAIHPVAGRMPGHMNVLLAEAEVPYDQVFEMDDINGEFGQTDVVLILGANDVVNPAAKNDPKSPIAGMPILEAYKARTIIVNKRSMAAGYAGLDNELFYMDRTMMVFGDAKKVIEDMVKAVA, from the coding sequence ATGATTTCCCTGAACGTCGTTACCCTGCTTTACCTGGTCGCCTCCGTCTGCTTCATCCAGGCGTTGAAGGGCCTGTCGCATCCCACCACATCGCGCTTGGGCAACGCATTCGGCATGGCGGGCATGGCGATCGCGGTCCTGACGACGGGCGCGTTGATCGTCGGCCTCGCCGGACCGGGAATCGCCGGGATGGGGCTTGGCTGGGTGTTGCTTGGACTGCTGATCGGCGGCACGGCGGGCACCATCATGGCCGGGCGCGTGGAAATGACCAAGATGCCGGAGCTCGTGGCCTTCATGCACAGCATGATCGGTCTGGCAGCCGTGGCGATTGCCGTCGCTGTGGTGGCCGAGCCGCACGCCTTCGGCATCGCGCCCATGGGCGCCCTTCTCCCCATGGGAAACCGGGTGGAAATCTTCATCGGGACCTTCGTTGGCGCAATCACGTTCTCAGGATCCGTCATTGCCTTCGGCAAGCTTTCTGGCCGCTATCGCTTCCGCCTGTTCCAAGGTGCACCGGTGGTGTTCCGGGGGCAACACGCCCTCAATCTGGTGCTGGCGATCGTCATGCTCGCTTGCGGCGTGGCGTTTGTATTGCAGCCCTCGTGGACGCCTTTCGCCGCAATGACGGCGATCGCGTTCGTGCTGGGTGTGCTGATCATCATCCCCATCGGCGGGGCCGACATGCCGGTGGTCGTGTCGATGTTGAACAGTTATTCCGGCTGGGCGGCGGCCGGCATCGGCTTTTCGCTGAACAATCCGATGCTGATCATCGCCGGATCGCTGGTGGGATCCTCCGGCGCCATTCTTTCCTACATCATGTGCAAGGCGATGAACCGCTCGTTCTTCAACGTGCTGCTGGGCGGCTTCGGCAACGGCGGGGAACAGGGCTCCGCAGGGGCGGCCGACACGCAGCGCAACGTCAAATCCGGCAGCGCCGAAGACGCCGCCTTTGTCCTGGCGAACGCGGAATCGGTCATCATCGTGCCGGGCTACGGCCTGGCGGTGGCGCGCGCCCAGCATGCCCTGAAGGAGCTGGCCGCCAAGCTAACGGACGCGGGGGTCACCGTCCGTTATGCGATCCATCCCGTCGCGGGCAGAATGCCGGGGCATATGAACGTGCTGCTCGCCGAAGCGGAAGTGCCCTACGACCAGGTCTTCGAGATGGACGACATCAACGGCGAGTTCGGGCAGACCGATGTCGTGCTGATTCTTGGTGCGAACGACGTGGTCAATCCAGCGGCGAAGAACGATCCGAAATCGCCGATCGCAGGCATGCCGATTCTGGAGGCGTACAAGGCCAGGACCATCATCGTGAACAAGCGGTCCATGGCCGCCGGCTACGCCGGCCTGGACAACGAGTTGTTCTACATGGACCGCACCATGATGGTGTTCGGCGACGCCAAGAAGGTCATTGAGGATATGGTCAAGGCAGTGGCTTAG
- a CDS encoding VirK family protein, translating into MTRTQSRSLVASSQRHPDSDMAGVRSTTERADPQSTMHARAFASVALAAAGALIASGATAASASSAVDSYDKLVSALTGGRLLATVLDLSQCDRGTSIKPPPHILGGMMISRFLIPDGKYVAFADVHATLDTESRPIVEYIRYRAMRDGSVIVRFDSRPEGSDEVTMRGEYRCGIDKGIRFLDTGEPPEPSLVPLAQTTEKMTIQGSGSRADDSPNGGNLDQQRELRDGKGMR; encoded by the coding sequence ATGACTCGCACCCAGTCTCGCTCGCTTGTTGCGTCCTCGCAACGCCACCCCGATTCGGATATGGCGGGCGTCCGGAGCACAACGGAACGCGCAGACCCGCAAAGCACCATGCATGCCCGCGCTTTCGCCAGCGTGGCCTTGGCCGCCGCTGGCGCATTGATCGCGTCTGGCGCAACGGCCGCATCTGCATCCAGCGCCGTGGATAGCTATGACAAGCTTGTGTCCGCATTGACCGGCGGGCGCCTTCTTGCCACCGTACTGGACCTCTCCCAATGCGACCGCGGGACAAGCATCAAGCCGCCGCCGCACATTCTGGGCGGGATGATGATCTCCCGTTTTCTGATCCCGGACGGAAAATACGTAGCGTTCGCGGATGTGCATGCCACCTTGGACACGGAGAGCCGGCCGATCGTGGAATACATCCGATATCGCGCCATGCGAGACGGCTCCGTCATCGTCCGCTTCGATTCGCGACCCGAGGGGAGCGACGAGGTCACGATGCGGGGAGAGTACCGATGCGGTATCGACAAGGGCATCAGGTTTCTGGACACCGGCGAGCCGCCGGAGCCCTCGCTAGTGCCGTTGGCCCAGACGACGGAGAAGATGACGATACAGGGTAGCGGCAGCCGTGCCGACGATTCCCCCAATGGCGGCAATCTTGACCAGCAGCGCGAGCTCCGGGACGGTAAGGGTATGCGGTAA
- a CDS encoding DUF883 family protein, with translation MNTNSHSAELLASKEKVATSLRELMSGTEELLRSTASYTGEEIDRARQRLKGQLESARSLAGTWESNAAERYRRVSSATDDYVHENAWKTIGVAALVGALIGAWLASGDRR, from the coding sequence ATGAATACGAATTCCCATAGCGCTGAACTCCTGGCCAGCAAAGAGAAGGTTGCGACGAGCCTGCGGGAATTGATGTCCGGCACCGAAGAACTGCTCAGGTCAACCGCTTCGTACACCGGCGAAGAGATAGACCGTGCACGCCAGCGCCTGAAAGGCCAGTTGGAATCGGCGCGCAGCCTGGCCGGTACTTGGGAAAGCAATGCCGCAGAGCGGTATCGGCGCGTATCGTCCGCTACCGACGACTACGTTCACGAGAACGCTTGGAAAACCATCGGGGTCGCCGCCCTGGTGGGAGCCCTGATCGGTGCCTGGCTTGCATCTGGCGACCGGCGCTAG
- a CDS encoding Re/Si-specific NAD(P)(+) transhydrogenase subunit alpha yields the protein MRIGIPRETLPGETRVAATPETVRKYVAGKNTVMVERGAGAAARYPDHDYEAAGATLVSADQALSAEVVLKVRRPHGDELAALKRGSIVIGMLDPFDTEGIARLAATGVTAFALEAAPRITRAQSLDVLSSQANVAGYKAVLLAAHYYGRLFPMMMTAAGTLKAARAVILGAGVAGLQAIATARRLGAVVEASDVRPAAKEQVESLGAKFIDVPFETEEERQIAEGTGGYARPMPAAWMARQAEMVAARCRQADIVITTALIPGRPAPMLVSAETVQNMKPGSVVVDLAVERGGNCPLSEPGRVVEKHGVTLVGLTNLPALVPTDASALYARNLLEFMKLIVDRDGALAIQWEDEIVTGCAVGNAPPQR from the coding sequence ATGCGCATCGGTATTCCGCGGGAAACCCTGCCAGGGGAAACGCGTGTTGCGGCAACACCGGAGACCGTCAGGAAGTACGTGGCGGGCAAGAATACGGTCATGGTGGAGCGAGGCGCCGGCGCCGCGGCTCGCTACCCGGACCACGACTACGAGGCGGCGGGCGCCACGCTCGTGTCGGCGGATCAGGCGCTGTCCGCCGAGGTGGTGCTGAAAGTCAGGCGCCCACATGGCGATGAACTGGCCGCCTTGAAGCGTGGCTCCATCGTGATCGGCATGTTGGACCCGTTCGATACCGAAGGCATCGCACGGCTGGCCGCCACGGGAGTGACCGCGTTCGCCCTGGAGGCCGCGCCGCGCATCACCCGCGCGCAGAGCCTGGATGTTCTATCGTCCCAAGCCAATGTCGCGGGCTACAAGGCGGTGCTGCTCGCCGCCCATTACTACGGCCGACTCTTCCCGATGATGATGACCGCCGCCGGCACGCTGAAGGCCGCGCGGGCCGTGATCCTGGGCGCCGGCGTTGCCGGCCTTCAGGCCATCGCAACGGCGAGACGGCTGGGCGCCGTGGTAGAGGCTTCGGACGTGCGGCCCGCTGCCAAGGAGCAAGTGGAATCTCTGGGCGCCAAGTTTATCGACGTGCCGTTCGAGACCGAGGAGGAGCGACAGATCGCAGAGGGCACGGGCGGCTATGCCCGGCCCATGCCTGCCGCCTGGATGGCGCGGCAAGCCGAGATGGTCGCCGCACGCTGCAGACAAGCCGACATCGTCATCACGACGGCCCTTATCCCGGGCCGTCCGGCGCCCATGCTGGTGTCGGCCGAGACGGTGCAGAACATGAAGCCTGGCTCGGTGGTGGTCGATCTTGCCGTCGAGCGCGGGGGCAATTGCCCCTTGTCCGAACCAGGACGTGTCGTGGAGAAACATGGCGTGACCCTGGTCGGGCTGACCAATCTGCCGGCGCTGGTGCCCACCGATGCCTCGGCCCTGTACGCCCGCAATCTGCTGGAGTTCATGAAGCTCATCGTGGACAGGGACGGCGCGCTGGCGATCCAGTGGGAAGACGAAATCGTGACGGGGTGTGCTGTGGGTAACGCGCCCCCGCAGCGCTAG
- the egtB gene encoding ergothioneine biosynthesis protein EgtB, producing the protein MDARHRATPAAPERRGTSLDYGMVRSASLALAAPLTPEDCQAQSMPDASPVKWHLAHTTWFFETFILQRYAADYAPFHPRYGFLFNSYYNAIGERHPRPQRGLLTRPALQDILAYRRHVDAAMTRLLPGHGDDAELGALVQLGLHHEQQHQELILTDVKHLLSCSALKPSYAGAKRPRAAGSAPTQAWLEHPGGIVTVGHGGDGFCFDNETPAHQVLLQPFQLARRPVTQGEFLAFVEDEGYRRPEYWLSLGWDAVRAHGWEAPLYWEHADGVWRSFTLHGMEDLDLDAPVTHISYFEADAYARWAGARLPREAEWEQMASTLDGVDPHANLAESGLLHPRAPAAANGAGPLQMYGDVWEWTASSYEPYPGFAPAAGAVGEYNGKFMCSQYVLRGGSCATPRSHIRATYRNFFPPDARWQFSGLRLARDA; encoded by the coding sequence ATGGACGCTCGACATCGCGCAACGCCGGCCGCCCCAGAACGTCGCGGTACGTCGCTGGACTACGGGATGGTCAGATCGGCCAGCTTGGCGCTGGCCGCGCCTTTGACGCCTGAAGACTGCCAAGCCCAATCCATGCCGGATGCCAGCCCCGTCAAATGGCACCTGGCGCATACCACCTGGTTCTTCGAGACCTTTATCCTGCAGCGCTATGCCGCGGATTACGCCCCGTTCCACCCGCGCTACGGCTTTCTCTTCAATTCCTACTACAACGCCATCGGTGAACGCCATCCCCGACCGCAACGCGGCCTGCTCACGCGGCCGGCCTTGCAGGACATCCTGGCATACCGGCGCCACGTTGACGCCGCCATGACGCGTCTGCTGCCGGGCCACGGTGATGATGCCGAGCTCGGTGCGCTGGTGCAGCTTGGCCTGCACCACGAACAACAGCATCAGGAACTGATCCTGACCGACGTCAAACATCTTTTGTCGTGCAGCGCGCTCAAACCCTCGTACGCCGGTGCAAAACGGCCCCGCGCGGCCGGCTCGGCGCCGACGCAGGCGTGGCTGGAACACCCGGGCGGCATTGTGACCGTCGGCCATGGCGGTGATGGATTCTGCTTCGATAACGAAACGCCGGCGCACCAGGTGCTGCTGCAGCCTTTCCAGCTGGCGCGCCGTCCGGTCACGCAGGGAGAGTTCCTCGCCTTCGTGGAGGATGAGGGCTATCGCCGACCGGAATACTGGCTTTCCCTCGGATGGGATGCCGTGCGCGCCCATGGCTGGGAGGCGCCCCTTTATTGGGAACATGCCGACGGCGTCTGGCGGAGCTTCACGCTGCACGGAATGGAAGATCTGGACCTGGACGCTCCCGTCACGCACATCAGCTACTTCGAGGCGGACGCCTATGCGCGCTGGGCAGGCGCGCGCCTGCCAAGAGAGGCGGAATGGGAGCAAATGGCTTCGACCCTGGACGGCGTGGACCCGCACGCCAACCTGGCGGAATCGGGCCTTCTGCATCCGCGGGCGCCCGCGGCCGCAAACGGTGCGGGGCCGCTGCAAATGTATGGCGATGTCTGGGAATGGACGGCGAGCTCCTATGAGCCCTACCCCGGCTTCGCGCCTGCGGCCGGAGCCGTCGGGGAGTACAACGGGAAGTTCATGTGCAGCCAGTATGTGCTGCGCGGCGGGTCCTGCGCCACGCCCCGATCGCATATCCGGGCGACCTACCGCAACTTCTTCCCGCCGGACGCCCGCTGGCAGTTCTCCGGACTGCGGCTGGCTCGGGATGCATGA
- a CDS encoding NAD(P) transhydrogenase subunit alpha translates to MDAISPTLINVIIFVLAVYVGYHVVWNVTPALHTPLMAVTNAISAIIIVGAMLAAALTEGNLARSMGVLAVALAAVNVFGGFLVTRRMLEMFRKKERKTRGEDA, encoded by the coding sequence ATGGATGCCATCAGTCCGACCCTGATCAACGTAATCATATTCGTGCTCGCCGTGTACGTCGGCTACCACGTCGTATGGAATGTGACGCCGGCCTTGCATACGCCGCTGATGGCGGTGACCAATGCCATCTCGGCCATCATCATCGTCGGGGCGATGCTTGCCGCCGCGCTGACCGAAGGCAACCTTGCGCGGAGCATGGGTGTGCTGGCGGTTGCCCTGGCTGCGGTAAACGTTTTCGGGGGCTTTCTGGTAACTCGGCGCATGCTCGAGATGTTCAGAAAGAAGGAAAGGAAAACGCGCGGGGAGGACGCCTGA